One window of the Alligator mississippiensis isolate rAllMis1 chromosome 5, rAllMis1, whole genome shotgun sequence genome contains the following:
- the KCNH2 gene encoding potassium voltage-gated channel subfamily H member 2 has product MPVRRGHVAPQNTFLDTIIRKFEGQSRKFIIANARVENCAVIYCNDGFCELCGYTRAEVMQKPCTCDFLHGPRTQRSAAAQIAQALLGSEERKVEICFYRKDGSCFLCLVDVVPVKNEDGAVIMFILNFEAVLETEHRGSPGKDTNHWVTPASWLPAGRSKSFRLKLPALLTLAGSKQSLPEAGPDAVVVDFSKHSSEPMGRNEAGSSLEPAGPGGSDPEDQRALMELDEAGAGDESPEPPVTHSSPRPDRACTRLDPDASFSNCSLSRSRSRESCYSVRRASSVDDIEAMRAEGDKRGHVRHASTGAVNNARSALLNSTSDSDLVRYRAISRIPQITLNFVDLKADTFLATPSGEKEIIAPTKVKDRTHNVTEKVTQVLSLGADVLPEYKLQAPRIHKWTILHYSPFKAVWDWLILLLVIYTAIFTPYSAAFLLNEAGKVPPETCGSYCSPLSVVDLIVDIMFIIDILINFRTTYVNSNEEVVSHPAKIATHYFKGWFLIDMVAAIPFDLLIFGSGSEETTTLIGLLKTARLLRLVRVARKLDRYSEYGAAVLFLLMCTFALIAHWLACIWYAIGNVEQQRIGWLRSLGDQIGKPFNESHQLHGPSIKDKYVTALYFTFSSLTSVGFGNVSPNTNSEKIFSICVMLIGSLMYASIFGNVSAIIQRLYSGTARYHTQMLRVREFIRFHQIPNPLRQRLEEYFQHAWSYTNGIDMNAVLKGFPECLQADICLHLNRSLLQNCKPFKGATKGCLRALAMKFKTTHAPPGDTLVHAGDVLTALYFISRGSIEILRGDVVVAILGKNDIFGEPLNLYARPGKSSADVRALTYCDLHKIHRDDLLEVLDMYPEFSDYFWSSLEITFNLRDTNMIPGSPGSNDLDSGFNRLRKRKLSFRRRTEKDTEARDEARRVLHPGRGCQAPGAPRGSAEWEPGPSSSASSAISSDEDEPPTPGICPNIAPPALGPLDPDPDLDPDKGSDVCNPLSGAFSGVSNIFSFWGESRGRQYQELPRCTVPAHATLGLLPPPTTARRQRSELESRLDLLQRQLNRLETRMTADVAAIMQLLQRQAALVPPAYSALSSPPQPPGPEPPLQPVLPITPIQTLSQVPEYPAPFDLAQPLRRVPGELPPPDVVLLVEPVAPAPRRLSLPGQLPVAPGSQTLHRHCSDPGS; this is encoded by the exons ATGCCGGTGCGGCGGGGGCACGTGGCGCCGCAGAACACCTTCCTGGACACCATCATCCGCAAGTTCGAGGGGCAGA gccgGAAGTTTATCATCGCCAACGCGCGGGTGGAGAACTGCGCCGTGATCTACTGCAACGACGGCTTCTGCGAGCTGTGCGGCTACACGCGGGCCGAGGTCATGCAGAAGCCCTGCACCTGCGACTTCCTGCACGGGCCCCGCACGCAGCGCAGCGCCGCCGCCCAGATCGCGCAGGCCCTGCTGGGCTCCGAGGAGCGCAAGGTGGAGATCTGCTTCTACCGCAAGGACG GCAGCTGCTTCCTGTGCCTCGTGGACGTGGTGCCGGTGAAGAACGAGGATGGGGCCGTCATCATGTTCATCCTGAACTTCGAGGCGGTGCTGGAGACGGAGCACCGTGGCTCTCCCGGCAAGGACACCAACCACTGGGTCACGCCTGCCAGCTGGCTGCCAGCCG GACGCAGCAAGTCGTTCCGGTTGAAGCTGCCGGCGCTGCTGACGCTGGCGGGCAGTAAGCAGTCGCTGCCCGAGGCCGGCCCCGACGCCGTAGTCGTGGACTTCTCCAAGCACAGCAGCGAGCCCATGGGCCGCAACGAGGCCGGCTCGTCCCTGGAGCCCGCAGGCCCCGGCGGCTCTGATCCCGAGGACCAGCGGGCACTGATGGAGCTGGacgaggctggggctggggacgaGAGCCCGGAGCCGCCCGTCACCCACTCGTCGCCCCGGCCCGACCGTGCCTGCACCCGGCTCGACCCCGATGCCTCCTTCTCCAACTGCAGCCTGTCACGGAGCCGGTCCCGCGAGAGCTGCTACAGCGTGCGCCGCGCCTCCTCTGTCGACGACATCGAGGCCATGCGGGCCGAGGGCGACAAACGGGGCCACGTGCGCCACGCCAGCACAG GCGCCGTGAACAACGCGCGCAGCGCCCTGCTGAACTCGACGTCGGACTCGGACCTGGTGCGGTACCGCGCCATCAGCCGCATCCCCCAAATCACCCTCAACTTCGTGGACTTAAAGGCCGACACCTTCCTGGCGACACCGTCGGGCGAGAAGGAGATCATCGCGCCCACCAAGGTTAAAGACCGCACCCACAACGTCACCGAGAAGGTCACCCAG GTGCTGTCGCTGGGCGCGGACGTGCTGCCCGAGTACAAGCTGCAGGCGCCGCGCATCCACAAGTGGACCATCCTGCACTACAGCCCCTTCAAGGCGGTGTGGGACTGGCTTATCCTGCTGCTGGTCATCTACACGGCCATCTTCACGCCCTACTCGGCCGCCTTCCTGTTGAACGAGGCAGGCAAGGTACCGCCAGAAACCTGCGGCAGCTACTGCAGCCCGCTCAGCGTGGTGGACCTCATCGTGGACATCATGTTCATCATCGACATCCTCATCAACTTCCGCACCACCTACGTCAACTCCAacgaggaggtggtcagccaccCCGCCAAGATCGCCACGCACTACTTCAAGGGCTGGTTCCTCATCGACATGGTGGCCGCCATCCCCTTCGACCTGCTCATCTTCGGCTCCGGCTCTGAGGAG ACGACGACGCTGATCGGGCTGCTGAAGACGGCGCGGTTGCTGCGGCTGGTGCGGGTGGCCCGCAAGCTGGATCGGTACTCGGAGTATGGGGCAGCTGTGCTGTTCCTGCTCATGTGCACCTTCGCGCTCATCGCGCACTGGCTGGCCTGCATCTGGTACGCCATCGGCAACGTGGAACAGCAGCGCATCGGCTGGCTGCGCTCACTGGGCGACCAGATCGGCAAGCCCTTCAATGAGAGCCACCAGCTGCACGGCCCCTCCATCAAGGACAAGTACGTCACCGCCCTCTACTTCACCTTCAGCAGCCTCACCAGCGTTGGCTTCGGCAATGTCTCCCCCAACACCAACTCAGAGAAGATCTTCTCCATCTGCGTCATGCTCATCGGCT CCCTGATGTATGCCAGCATCTTCGGGAACGTGTCAGCCATCATCCAGCGTCTGTACTCGGGCACCGCGCGCTACCACACCCAGATGCTGCGTGTGCGCGAGTTCATCCGTTTCCATCAGATCCCCAATCCGCTGCGCCAGCGCCTCGAGGAATACTTCCAGCACGCCTGGTCCTACACCAACGGCATCGACATGAACGCC GTGCTGAAGGGCTTCCCTGAGTGCCTGCAGGCCGACATCTGCCTGCACCTGAACCGCAGCCTGCTGCAGAACTGCAAGCCCTTCAAGGGTGCCACCAAGGGCTGCCTGCGGGCCCTGGCCATGAAGTTCAAGACCACGCATGCACCGCCCGGTGACACACTGGTGCATGCTGGTGACGTCCTCACTGCCCTCTACTTCATCTCCCGTGGCTCCATCGAGATCCTGCGTGGTGATGTCGTCGTGGCCATCCTCG GGAAGAACGACATCTTCGGGGAGCCGCTGAACCTGTATGCACGGCCAGGGAAGTCGAGCGCGGACGTGCGAGCGCTGACCTACTGTGACCTGCACAAGATCCACCGCGACGACCTGCTGGAGGTGCTGGACATGTACCCCGAGTTCTCCGACTACTTCTGGTCCAGCCTGGAGATCACCTTTAACCTGCGGGAT ACGAACATGATCCCTGGCTCCCCTGGCAGCAATGATCTGGACAGCGGCTTCAACCGGCTCCGCAAGCGCAAGCTGTCCTTCCGCCGGCGCACTGAGAAGG ACACGGAGGCCAGGGATGAAGCACGCCGCGTGTTGCACCCGGGCCGGGGCTGCCAGGCACCAGGGGCACCGCGGGGCTCGGCCGAGTGGGAGCCGGGGCCCAGCAGCTCAGCCTCCAGCGCCATCTCCAGCGACGAGGATgagccccccacacctggcatcTGCCCCAACATTGCCCCACCTGCCCTGGGACCCCTCGATCCTGACCCTGACCTTGACCCTGATAAGGGCAGCGACGTCTGCAACCCCCTCtcag GAGCCTTCTCGGGCGTCTCCAACATCTTCAGCTTCTGGGGCGAGAGCCGGGGGCGGCAGTACCAGGAGCTGCCGCGCTGCACGGTGCCCGCCCACGCCACCCTCGGCCTcctgccgccacccaccaccgCCCGCCGCCAGCGCTCGGAGCTGGAGAGCCGGCTCGACCTGCTGCAGCGCCAGCTCAACAG GCTGGAGACACGCATGACTGCAGACGTGGCCGCCatcatgcagctgctgcagcgcCAGGCCGCCCTGGTGCCACCTGCGTACAGCGCCCTGTCCTCGCCCCCGCAGCCGCCGGGCCCCGAGCCCCCACTGCAGCCCGTCCTGCCCATCACCCCCATCCAGACGCTCTCTCAG GTTCCCGAGTACCCAGCACCCTTCGACCTGGCCCAGCCGCTGCGGCGCGTGCCGGGCGAGCTGCCCCCGCCGGACGTGGTGCTGCTGGTGGAGCCGGTGGCTCCGGCGCCCCGACGCCTCTCCCTGCCTGGACAGCTGCCCGTGGCACCGGGCTCACAGACCCTGCACAGACACTGCTCCGACCCGGGCAGTtaa
- the AOC1 gene encoding amiloride-sensitive amine oxidase [copper-containing] translates to MWLQVLMGAALALSAMAAPGQSPPGAAVFADLSPAELRAVRDFLLSRPELGLVPERTGPLAANRLFLVEMLAPKKRLALRFLDQDGPPPQRQARAVVYFAGQAQPNVTEYVVGPLPRPSYYRPRHFKGRRPVPFAARPVTGLEYELLHQKLEEATAPLSRLLRDTTGYWYHNCSTRCLVYTDVAPRGLAPGERRSWVMLQRLVEGYFLHPVGVELLLDHRSLDPRRWAVQQVWFQGRYFPSVEALAQSYAAGSLQAEHLPEPDAHELYSSYVPRGRFGTDTPTDVHGAKVCEPQGRRYRVQGNQVEYGGWALAFRLRSSSGLQLFDLRFDGARVAYELSVQEALAFYGGSTPSAMQTKFLDAGWAMGTLAHELAPGVDCPESATFIDAVHLYDAAGPVRFRRALCIFELPTGVPLRRHFNSDFQGSFRFYGGLEGTALVLRTTATVYNYDYIWDVLLYPNGVLEAKVHATGYIHATFYTPEGLSYGSRVQRHVLGNMHTHLVHYKVDLDVAGTANNFETLELQLENISLPWSPGERLVQPRLQRRPRRTERQAAFPLRQPLPRYLLFTSSGRRNRWGHQRSYRIQPSSHAGPVLPRGWKEEKGIAWGRYHLAVTRHHENEGRSSSIYTQHDPWDPLVNFETFIRDDESIENQDLVAWVTVGFLHIPHSEDVPNTATPGNAVGFFLRPFNFFDEDPSMASRSPIIVRPLDPDATRLQVQRWTPASPGPCVAPEPFHYNGTYREE, encoded by the exons ATGTGGCTGCAGGTGCTGATGGGAGCAGCGCTGGCGCTGAGCGCCATGGCCGCCCCGGGGCAGAGCCCGCCTGGCGCCGCCGTCTTCGCCGACCTGAGCCCCGCGGAGCTGCGCGCCGTGCGGGACTTCCTGCTGAGCCggccggagctggggctggtgcccgaGCGCACGGGGCCCCTGGCCGCCAACCGCCTCTTCCTGGTGGAGATGCTGGCGCCCAAGAAACGCCTGGCGCTGCGCTTCCTGGACCAGGACGGGCCCCCGCCTCAGCGCCAGGCCCGCGCCGTCGTCTACTTTGCCGGCCAGGCCCAGCCGAACGTCACCGAGTACGTGGTGGggcccctgccccggcccagcTACTACCGACCGCGGCACTTCAAGGGCAGGCGCCCAGTGCCCTTCGCGGCCCGGCCCGTCACGGGCCTGGAGTACGAGCTGCTGCACCAGAAGCTGGAGGAAGCCACGGCGCCGCTGTCCCGCCTGCTGCGCGACACCACGGGCTACTGGTACCACAACTGCAGCACGCGCTGCCTCGTCTACACGGACGTGGCGCCGCGTGGTCTGGCGCCCGGCGAGCGCCGGTCCTGGGTCATGCTGCAGCGCCTGGTGGAGGGCTACTTCCTGCACCCCGTGGGCGTGGAGCTGCTGCTCGACCACCGCAGCCTGGACCCGCGGCGCTGGGCCGTGCAGCAGGTGTGGTTCCAGGGCCGGTACTTCCCCAGCGTGGAGGCGCTGGCGCAGAGCTACGCGGCCGGCAGCCTGCAGGCCGAGCACCTGCCCGAGCCGGATGCACACGAGCTGTACTCCAGCTACGTGCCACGCGGGCGCTTCGGCACCGACACGCCCACCGACGTGCACGGGGCCAAGGTGTGCGAGCCCCAGGGCCGGCGCTACCGCGTGCAGGGCAACCAGGTGGAGTACGGGGGCTGGGCGCTGGCCTTCCGGCTCCGCTCGTCCTCCGGGCTGCAGCTGTTCGACCTGCGCTTCGACGGGGCGCGCGTGGCCTACGAGCTGAGCGTGCAGGAGGCGCTGGCTTTCTACGGCGGCAGCACTCCCTCGGCCATGCAGACCAAGTTCCTGGACGCCGGCTGGGCCATGGGTACCCTGGCGCACGAGCTGGCGCCCGGCGTGGACTGCCCCGAGTCCGCCACCTTCATAGACGCGGTGCACCTGTACGACGCGGCGGGGCCGGTGCGGTTCCGGCGGGCGCTGTGCATCTTCGAGCTGCCCACGGGCGTGCCCCTGCGGCGCCACTTCAACAGCGACTTCCAGGGCAGCTTCCGCTTCTACGGGGGGCTGGAGGGCACTGCCCTGGTGCTGCGCACCACCGCCACCGTCTACAACTACGACTACATCTGGGACGTGCTGCTGTACCCCAACGGCGTCCTCGAGGCCAAGGTCCACGCCACCGGCTACATCCACGCCACCTTCTACACCCCTGAGGGGCTGAGCTATGGCAGCCGTGTCCAGCGCCACGTCCTGGGCAACATGCACACCCACCTCGTGCACTACAAGGTGGACCTGGATGTCGCAG GCACCGCCAACAACTTTGAGacgctggagctgcagctggagaacaTCTCCCTTCCCTGGAGCCCGGGCGAGCGGCTGGTGCAGCCACGCCTGCAGCGCCGCCCGCGCCGCACGGAGCGCCAGGCTGCCTTCCCGCTgcgccagcccctgccccgctaCCTGCTCTTCACCAGCTCCGGCAGGCGCAACCGTTGGGGCCACCAGCGCAGCTACCGcatccagcccagctcccacgCCGGCCCTGTGCTGCCCCGTGGCTGGAAGGAGGAGAAGGGCATCGCTTGGGGCAG gtACCACCTGGCGGTGACACGACACCACGAGAACGAGGGGCGGAGCAGCAGCATCTACACCCAGCACGACCCCTGGGACCCGCTCGTCAACTTCGAGACCTTCATCCGCGATGACGAGAGCATCGAGAACCAG GACCTGGTGGCCTGGGTGACGGTGGGGTTCCTGCACATCCCGCACTCCGAGGACGTGCCCAACACAGCCACGCCGGGCAACGCCGTGGGCTTCTTCCTGCGCCCCTTCAACTTCTTCGACGAGGACCCGTCGATGGCGTCGCGCAGCCCCATCATTGTGCGCCCGCTCGACCCCGACGCCACCCGCCTGCAGGTGCAGCGCTGGACGCCCGCCAGCCCCGGGCCCTGCGTGGCGCCGGAGCCCTTCCACTACAACGGCACCTACCGGGAGGAGTGA